In Spinacia oleracea cultivar Varoflay chromosome 5, BTI_SOV_V1, whole genome shotgun sequence, a single window of DNA contains:
- the LOC110790146 gene encoding F-box/LRR-repeat protein 13-like, which yields MDNSRSESRYIKFNSTVNHILQQITSPHIQTFHLRIPQLERDFSAALESWIRQISARNVATIKVTDEFPDRVSYPTCMFEIQSLVELELIGFVYFNLPKAGYARLPNLKKLELIGTRIYSSFEGLWELIKSCPLLEVLSLSLDYQRTKSVHISAPNLKYLMILGIMPNLKLLIDAPMLEHIELDGYVGIYRFVKNPTRLLKADLSIWDFDGLNYGTGIPPLTDSLSQIMALLQRISNVKSLRLSTDLNFFKGLNFLDVDVGSIFRNLTHLILDERLNRSDLIIGVENPIPVCLLSKLKTIEILNIRGNAKHVKLLKYILSKVNVLERLYVSSYCDKYFDSYKDCDSDDEGDYEDHIRAFRVRLRDSRRGELWWEHKLSNTLLMIPKSSLTFEVKFVGNYICVSSDRSKNGLVRTLKDKNPCK from the coding sequence ATGGACAATTCCAGGAGTGAATCAAGATACATCAAATTCAACTCCACGGTGAACCACATCCTCCAACAGATCACCTCCCCGCACATCCAAACCTTCCACCTCCGTATTCCTCAACTGGAACGGGATTTCTCCGCCGCTTTGGAATCGTGGATTCGTCAGATTTCTGCTCGAAATGTGGCTACAATCAAGGTAACCGACGAATTCCCTGATCGCGTTTCTTATCCAACTTGTATGTTTGAAATTCAATCATTAGTAGAGCTTGAATTGATTGGATTTGTTTACTTCAATCTGCCTAAAGCTGGATATGCTAGACTTCCTAATTTGAAGAAGCTTGAATTGATTGGCACTCGAATATACTCTTCCTTTGAAGGACTATGGGAATTAATTAAGTCTTGCCCACTTTTGGAAGTGTTATCTTTGTCATTAGATTACCAAAGGACTAAAAGCGTGCATATATCAGCTCCAAATTTGAAATATCTGATGATTCTTGGAATAATGCCCAACTTGAAGTTGCTAATTGATGCACCTATGCTAGAACACATTGAACTAGATGGTTATGTTGGAATTTATAGATTTGTCAAGAATCCAACTAGATTGCTTAAGGCTGACCTTTCCATTTGGGATTTTGATGGCCTGAACTACGGGACTGGAATACCACCGCTGACTGATTCATTAAGCCAAATAATGGCACTCCTTCAAAGGATTTCTAATGTTAAGTCACTTCGATTGTCGACTGATCTTAATTTCTTCAAAGGCCTTAATTTCTTGGATGTTGATGTTGGTTCAATCTTTCGTAACCTGACCCATCTAATCCTGGATGAGAGACTAAACCGCTCCGACCTCATAATCGGTGTCGAAAATCCAATACCGGTGTGCTTATTAAGTAAGCTCAAGACGatagaaatattgaatattcGGGGGAATGCCAAGCATGTCAAGTTGCTAAAGTACATTTTAAGTAAGGTAAATGTCTTGGAGCGGCTTTATGTTTCCTCCTATTGTGATAAGTATTTTGATAGTTATAAAGATTGTGATTCTGATGATGAGGGTGATTATGAGGATCATATTCGTGCATTCCGAGTCCGACTACGAGACAGCAGAAGAGGTGAACTATGGTGGGAACACAAGCTATCTAACACATTGTTAATGATTCCAAAGAGTTCCCTAACTTTTGAGGTCAAGTTTGTTGGTAATTACATCTGTGTATCGAGTGATAGGTCCAAAAATGGACTGGTTAGAACATTAAAAGATAAGAACCCTTGTAAATAA
- the LOC110790132 gene encoding putative F-box protein At5g62660: MRLLIKRKCSSSAPILPENRELPLDLWREVFARLPVKTLLKLRCVCKNWCSIINNPDFFSMHLTIYNNTPNNKTHALVMKKIGKNGCEGCKFTLRPTNKFKKIAQILRIPKFCKLLGNCNGLVLFMSKEFPSSEQVMLRLWNPSVRKSLIIPFIPSDFKWETYVLGFSPSSNDYKVVAFDFDRDGNVYAVYSISTNTWRIKPCPSNSLPLFVLEAGGNLPLYDSPHFCQGAVHWMVCGSVPNIYTHVLSFEFDTEDFHIVELPDSAGEVEMCRGLTTVGEELAVFGISALNCCIWVMRKEGGEKLWSLRFSGDSCLDSYNFVARDCYFLKRFYYEQKTGVISLVTSGQGMKSYNISTQRRQHLFNSVSRSIAYMDAYVESLVWFP, from the coding sequence ATGAGACTCCTAATCAAAAGAAAATGCAGCTCCAGTGCCCCCATATTGCCGGAAAACAGAGAGTTACCACTCGATTTATGGAGGGAGGTCTTTGCAAGACTACCGGTCAAAACCCTGCTCAAATTAAGGTGCGTCTGTAAGAACTGGTGTTCTATAATCAACAACCCAGATTTCTTTTCTATGCATCTGACAATTTACAACAACACCCCCAACAACAAAACTCATGCATTAGTTATGAAAAAAATTGGGAAAAATGGTTGTGAGGGATGCAAATTCACACTTCGCCCAACTAACAAATTTAAGAAAATCGCCCAAATTCTCCGAATCCCCAAATTCTGCAAGCTCCTCGGGAACTGTAATGGGTTGGTGTTATTCATGTCCAAGGAATTCCCTTCCTCTGAACAAGTCATGTTAAGATTATGGAACCCTTCTGTGAGAAAATCTTTGATAATTCCCTTCATCCCATCTGATTTTAAGTGGGAGACTTACGTTCTGGGGTTTTCACCTTCTAGTAATGATTACAAAGTGGTTGCTTTCGATTTCGATAGAGATGGAAATGTGTATGCAGTTTATTCAATCAGTACTAACACCTGGAGGATTAAACCATGTCCCTCTAATTCACTCCCTTTGTTTGTGTTAGAGGCAGGGGGGAACCTTCCACTGTACGATTCTCCTCATTTCTGTCAAGGGGCAGTACATTGGATGGTGTGTGGTTCAGTACCAAACATATATACTCATGTTCTTTCTTTTGAGTTTGATACCGAGGATTTTCACATTGTTGAATTGCCTGATTCTGCTGGTGAGGTTGAAATGTGCAGAGGTCTTACCACTGTAGGCGAGGAGTTAGCTGTTTTTGGTATTTCTGCATTGAATTGCTGCATATGGGTTATGAGAAAGGAGGGTGGGGAGAAGTTGTGGAGCCTTAGGTTTTCTGGGGATTCTTGTTTAGATTCTTACAACTTCGTTGCAAGAGATTGTTATTTTCTGAAGAGGTTTTACTATGAACAGAAGACTGGTGTGATTTCACTTGTGACTTCAGGACAGGGAATGAAGTCTTATAACATTTCAACCCAGAGAAGACAGCATTTGTTTAACTCAGTTTCGCGGAGTATAGCTTACATGGATGCTTATGTGGAGAGCTTGGTGTGGTTCCCATGA
- the LOC110790147 gene encoding F-box protein At1g11270: protein MRLFIKRKCSSSASRLPEIKENQSGLGKKKKPPRNRTCHAKLSEDRDLPPDMWREIFARLPVKTLLKFRCVCKNWCSIIENPNFISMHLSNYQNKLNKNHVLVVENIGKYGIQGLTCTIRESGTFREIAQIPQTSQFCNIFVGNCNGLVLLLSSEEFKPNPVKKIVRLWNPSIRKSVILPPSSICKADTTYFLGFSPSSNDYKVVAFSSWQSYAVYSLSSNIWSIKSGNLLPLSVSGASRSRLLYKCPPFSQGATHWLVCGGSVPDKYTHILSFEFDTEDFHTIELPEASDEMIKGLNTLGELLAVFGISHTECCIWSMKKEGGEKLWTLTLPGASSLSYYNFFATYLYPYTKRFYCDDTGIISLLATGNAMASYNISTKQMQSSFLKSTNSRGISFMDTYVESLVLCRGVECQTLTLFP, encoded by the coding sequence ATGAGACTCTTTATAAAGAGAAAATGTAGCTCCAGTGCCTCCAGATTGCCGGAAATCAAAGAGAATCAGAGTGGTCTGGGTAAGAAGAAGAAACCTCCGAGGAATAGAACATGTCACGCCAAATTGTCGGAGGACAGGGATTTACCACCGGATATGTGGAGAGAAATCTTTGCGAGGCTGCCGGTGAAAACCCTGCTCAAATTCAGGTGCGTCTGCAAAAATTGGTGCTCTATAATCGAAAACCCTAACTTTATTTCTATGCATCTTAGCAATTATCAAAACAAGCTGAACAAAAATCATGTATTAGTTGTGGAAAATATTGGGAAGTATGGGATACAGGGACTCACTTGCACGATTCGTGAAAGTGGCACATTTAGGGAAATCGCTCAAATTCCACAGACCTCCCAATTTTGCAATATCTTCGTTGGTAATTGTAATGGATTAGTGTTATTACTGTCATCTGAAGAATTTAAACCCAATCCAGTTAAGAAAATTGTAAGATTGTGGAACCCTTCTATTAGAAAATCTGTGATACTTCCCCCTTCATCTATTTGTAAGGCGGATACAACATATTTTCTGGGATTTTCACCTTCGAGTAATGATTATAAAGTGGTCGCCTTTAGTTCATGGCAATCGTATGCAGTTTATTCGCTGAGTAGTAACATCTGGAGCATCAAATCAGGGAATTTGCTCCCTCTATCTGTATCAGGGGCCTCACGTTCAAGGCTACTATATAAATGTCCTCCCTTTTCTCAAGGGGCTACACACTGGTTGGTTTGTGGTGGTTCAGTACCAGACAAATATACTCACATTCTTTCCTTTGAGTTTGATACAGAGGATTTTCACACTATTGAATTGCCTGAAGCTAGTGATGAAATGATCAAAGGCCTTAACACCCTCGGCGAGTTGTTGGCTGTTTTTGGTATTTCGCACACAGAGTGTTGCATATGGTCTATGAAAAAAGAGGGTGGAGAGAAGTTGTGGACTCTTACGTTACCCGGAGCTTCTTCTTTAAGTTATTACAACTTCTTTGCAACTTATCTTTATCCTTATACAAAGAGGTTTTACTGTGATGACACTGGTATAATTTCACTACTGGCGACAGGAAACGCAATGGCGTCTTATAATATTTCAACCAAGCAAATGCAGAGTAGTTTCTTAAAATCTACTAATTCGCGTGGTATAAGTTTTATGGATACTTATGTGGAGAGCTTGGTGTTGTGCAGAGGAGTCGAGTGCCAAACATTGACTTTGTTCCCATGA